A single window of Nitrospinota bacterium DNA harbors:
- the rplL gene encoding 50S ribosomal protein L7/L12 → MSNLSTEDVKSYLNSLSVLKLVELTKALEEEWGVSAAAPVAAVAAPAAGGGEAAAEKTEFSVELKAAGDKKIQVIKVIREITGLGLKEAKDMVDGAPKVVKEKVAKDVAEDIKKKLEESGATVEVK, encoded by the coding sequence ATGTCCAATTTGTCAACCGAAGATGTGAAATCCTATCTCAACAGCCTTTCTGTTTTGAAACTTGTTGAGCTGACCAAGGCCCTTGAAGAGGAGTGGGGCGTATCAGCCGCCGCGCCGGTAGCTGCAGTAGCTGCGCCAGCAGCTGGCGGTGGAGAGGCCGCCGCTGAAAAGACCGAATTCTCAGTTGAATTGAAGGCCGCTGGCGACAAGAAAATCCAGGTTATCAAGGTAATCAGGGAAATTACCGGACTTGGATTGAAGGAAGCCAAGGACATGGTTGATGGTGCGCCGAAAGTAGTGAAGGAAAAGGTCGCCAAGGATGTAGCAGAAGATATCAAGAAAAAACTTGAGGAGTCCGGCGCGACTGTAGAGGTTAAGTAA
- the rplA gene encoding 50S ribosomal protein L1, translated as MAKLTKNQKAVADKVKVGVKYTLEDALKLAKETKMAKFNESVDMAIRLGVDPTKADQMVRGSVVLPGGTGKNQRILVFAKGDKEIEAKEAKADFVGGDDLVEKIKGGWMEFDVAVATPDMMGTVGKIGKLLGPRGLMPNPKSGTVTVDIKKAISEIKAGRVEFRVDKGGVVHASIGKSSFEHKTLLENASAFLEAIQRLKPSSAKGIYLRSISVSTTMGPGIKVDESAVASSLN; from the coding sequence GTGGCAAAACTTACAAAAAATCAGAAGGCAGTGGCTGATAAGGTAAAAGTGGGGGTTAAGTATACCCTTGAAGACGCCCTTAAGCTGGCGAAGGAAACAAAAATGGCCAAGTTCAACGAGTCGGTCGATATGGCTATAAGGCTCGGCGTAGATCCGACCAAGGCCGACCAGATGGTCCGCGGCTCGGTTGTACTGCCGGGAGGAACTGGCAAGAATCAGAGAATTCTCGTATTCGCCAAAGGTGATAAAGAGATAGAAGCGAAGGAGGCTAAAGCCGATTTCGTTGGCGGTGACGACCTGGTTGAAAAGATCAAGGGTGGCTGGATGGAATTCGACGTTGCAGTGGCAACGCCGGACATGATGGGCACCGTAGGTAAGATAGGAAAGCTCCTTGGGCCTCGCGGACTTATGCCGAACCCGAAATCGGGAACGGTTACCGTCGACATCAAGAAGGCAATATCGGAGATCAAGGCCGGGCGAGTTGAGTTCCGCGTCGACAAAGGGGGCGTGGTGCACGCTTCAATAGGGAAATCGTCATTTGAGCACAAGACCCTGCTGGAGAATGCGAGCGCGTTTCTGGAGGCGATCCAAAGGCTTAAACCGTCTTCCGCGAAAGGAATTTATCTGAGGAGTATCTCAGTTTCAACAACAATGGGACCAGGGATCAAGGTAGATGAATCCGCGGTTGCCAGTTCCTTAAACTGA
- the rplK gene encoding 50S ribosomal protein L11 — translation MAGKEVTAYIKLQVPAGQANPSPPVGPALGQRGVNIMEFCKAFNAETKGKEGLIIPVVISVYADRSFSFITKSPPAPVLLKRAAGIAKGSSEPNKNKVGKVTKAQIKEIAVTKKNDLNAASEEAAMSIIEGTARSMGIVVEG, via the coding sequence ATGGCAGGTAAGGAAGTTACAGCGTACATTAAATTGCAGGTACCGGCGGGCCAGGCAAACCCGTCGCCTCCAGTCGGTCCGGCGCTCGGACAGCGCGGAGTGAACATTATGGAATTCTGCAAGGCGTTCAATGCCGAAACAAAAGGGAAGGAAGGCCTCATTATCCCGGTTGTAATTTCGGTTTATGCCGACCGCTCGTTCTCATTTATTACAAAGTCGCCTCCGGCTCCGGTTCTTTTGAAGAGGGCGGCAGGTATAGCGAAAGGTTCCTCCGAGCCGAACAAGAACAAGGTAGGCAAGGTGACGAAGGCTCAGATAAAGGAGATAGCGGTTACCAAGAAGAATGATTTGAACGCGGCATCAGAGGAAGCCGCAATGAGTATTATTGAAGGTACGGCTCGAAGCATGGGCATTGTGGTGGAGGGCTAG
- the nusG gene encoding transcription termination/antitermination protein NusG — protein MEFKWYIIHAYSGYEQKVKLSLREQFAQMGISDHLGEILVPMEDVKEFRGGKQKVVSRKFFPGYVLVQLVLTDKALTAIKDCPRVTGFLGGNKPTPLSDKEVKQIQEQLAGTVEKPRPKFSFMSGDNVRVIDGPFTHFSGKIEEVNTERGKVKLMVSIFGRATPVELDFPQIEKI, from the coding sequence GTGGAGTTTAAGTGGTACATAATCCACGCCTATTCCGGGTATGAACAGAAGGTGAAGCTTTCACTTAGGGAGCAGTTTGCGCAGATGGGAATTTCCGACCACCTGGGAGAGATCCTTGTTCCGATGGAAGACGTGAAGGAATTTCGCGGCGGCAAGCAGAAAGTTGTTTCGCGCAAGTTCTTTCCCGGATATGTGCTGGTGCAGCTGGTGCTGACAGACAAGGCATTGACGGCGATAAAGGATTGCCCAAGGGTAACCGGGTTTCTTGGCGGAAACAAACCGACCCCGCTTTCGGATAAGGAAGTAAAACAGATACAGGAACAGCTGGCCGGAACGGTGGAAAAACCGAGGCCGAAGTTCTCGTTTATGTCCGGTGACAATGTAAGGGTTATTGACGGACCCTTTACGCATTTCTCCGGGAAGATAGAAGAAGTAAATACTGAACGGGGAAAAGTGAAACTGATGGTTTCCATCTTCGGGCGCGCAACGCCTGTTGAACTTGATTTCCCGCAGATTGAGAAAATTTAA
- the secE gene encoding preprotein translocase subunit SecE, whose product MSAKKGNPAERGLQFVQESKNELRKVAWPARREATAVTIVVIISVFIIGFYLATVDWVFSTLIKKLIGGFSGV is encoded by the coding sequence ATGAGCGCTAAAAAAGGCAATCCTGCTGAAAGAGGGTTGCAGTTTGTACAGGAGTCGAAGAATGAACTTCGCAAGGTCGCGTGGCCTGCGAGGCGGGAAGCGACAGCTGTGACAATCGTTGTAATAATTTCGGTTTTTATAATCGGATTTTATCTGGCAACGGTGGACTGGGTGTTCTCGACGTTAATCAAGAAACTTATAGGTGGTTTTAGTGGAGTTTAA
- the rpmG gene encoding 50S ribosomal protein L33, translating into MREIIGLQCEESKHRNYTTTKNKKLQPEKLGIKKYCRFCRKHTMHKEVKV; encoded by the coding sequence ATGCGTGAAATAATCGGGCTCCAGTGCGAGGAAAGCAAGCACAGGAACTATACGACGACAAAGAACAAGAAACTCCAGCCGGAAAAGCTGGGAATTAAGAAATACTGCCGTTTTTGCAGAAAGCACACCATGCACAAAGAGGTGAAGGTTTAG
- the tuf gene encoding elongation factor Tu: protein MAKEKFDRSKPHVNVGTIGHVDHGKTTLTAAITEVLAKKGLADYVPFDKIDKAPEERERGITISTSHVEYNTENRHYAHVDCPGHADYVKNMITGAAQMDGAILVVSSADGPMPQTREHILLARQVGVPYIVVFMNKADMVDDPELLDLVELEIRELLSKYEFPGDDIPVVRGSALEALNNPDDEAKTKCIWDLMNAIDSYIPQPKREVDKPFLMPVEDVFSISGRGTVATGRIERGKIKVGEEVEIVGIKDTAKTTVTGVEMFRKLLDDGQAGDNVGLLLRGTKREEIIRGQVLAVPGSITPHTKFKCEAYILTKEEGGRHTPFFKGYKPQFYFRTTDVTGNIKLPDGVEMVMPGDNITMDAELIAPIAMEKGLRFAIREGGHTVGAGVISEVLE, encoded by the coding sequence ATGGCGAAAGAGAAGTTTGACCGTAGTAAACCTCACGTAAACGTGGGAACGATCGGTCATGTAGACCACGGGAAGACTACTCTTACCGCGGCGATAACGGAAGTTCTTGCTAAGAAAGGTCTTGCGGACTATGTTCCGTTCGACAAGATAGACAAGGCGCCCGAAGAGCGGGAGCGCGGTATCACGATATCGACGTCTCACGTTGAGTACAACACCGAGAACCGTCACTACGCGCACGTTGACTGTCCGGGTCACGCCGACTACGTAAAGAACATGATCACCGGCGCGGCGCAGATGGACGGCGCGATACTGGTCGTAAGCTCCGCTGACGGCCCTATGCCGCAGACCCGCGAGCACATCCTCCTTGCGAGGCAGGTAGGCGTTCCGTACATAGTGGTCTTCATGAACAAGGCCGATATGGTAGACGATCCTGAACTGCTCGACCTGGTTGAGCTTGAGATCCGCGAGCTTCTCAGCAAGTACGAATTCCCCGGCGACGACATTCCTGTGGTGAGGGGTTCCGCTCTTGAGGCGTTGAACAATCCGGACGACGAAGCGAAGACGAAATGCATATGGGATCTGATGAATGCGATAGACAGCTACATTCCCCAGCCGAAGCGCGAGGTGGATAAGCCTTTCCTTATGCCTGTTGAGGACGTGTTCTCGATATCGGGTCGCGGAACGGTTGCGACCGGCAGGATCGAGCGCGGAAAGATAAAGGTAGGCGAAGAGGTGGAAATAGTCGGTATCAAGGATACTGCGAAGACGACTGTTACCGGCGTTGAGATGTTCAGGAAGCTCCTTGACGACGGTCAGGCAGGTGACAACGTGGGTCTTCTTCTTCGCGGAACGAAGAGGGAAGAGATAATTCGCGGACAGGTTCTTGCCGTTCCCGGAAGCATAACCCCTCATACGAAGTTCAAATGCGAGGCGTATATTCTTACGAAGGAGGAGGGTGGTCGCCATACTCCGTTCTTCAAGGGTTATAAGCCGCAGTTTTATTTCCGAACGACAGACGTAACCGGCAACATCAAGCTCCCCGACGGCGTGGAGATGGTAATGCCCGGCGACAACATCACGATGGACGCGGAGCTGATAGCTCCGATAGCAATGGAAAAAGGGCTTCGGTTTGCTATACGTGAAGGCGGTCACACCGTCGGCGCGGGTGTCATTTCCGAGGTATTGGAGTAA
- the fusA gene encoding elongation factor G — MARKISLEKVRNIGIMAHIDAGKTTTTERILFYTGVTHKIGEVHDGTATMDWMEQEQERGITITSAATTCSWDKHRINIIDTPGHVDFTIEVERSLRVLDSAVGVFCAVGGVEPQSETVWRQADKYRVPRIAFVNKMDRTGADFPRVVKEIKERLGHNTVPLQLPIGAEETFSGVVDLVRMKAVIYTSDDVLGSTFKEKEIPDDLKEQAAEAREKLIEAACEMDDSMMERYLEGKTDFTEAEIIAAIRKGTCAIKFIPVLCGSAFKNKGVQALLDAVVRYCPSPVDIPPVKGIDVDNHETVVYRKPSDDEHFSALAFKIMTDPFVGHLTFARVYSGTIESGSAVVNTTRDKKERIGRILQMHANKREEIKEIRAGDIAAIVGLKSTLTGDTLCGEKNQVILEKMVFPEPVISIAVEPKTKAEHEKLSTGLGKLAQEDPTFRVRVDPETGQTIISGMGELHLEIIVDRLKREFSVDANVSKPQVAYRETIRAKVEQEGKFVRQSGGRGQYGHVWLIVEPTEVGVGYQFENKIVGGSIPKEYIPAVDKGVKEALDSGIIAGFPMIDVKVTLFDGSYHDVDSSEMAFKIAGSMGVKAGAKKAKPVLLEPIMDVEVVTPDTYMGDVVGDLSSRRGKVQEMTERGNAKVIRAEVPLAEMFGYATDVRSMSQGRATYTMQFKNYQEVPKNIGEEIIAKYSGKNPESVAV, encoded by the coding sequence ATGGCTAGAAAAATTTCGCTTGAAAAGGTCCGGAACATCGGGATCATGGCCCATATTGACGCGGGCAAAACCACCACGACGGAAAGAATACTTTTCTATACCGGTGTAACTCACAAGATTGGTGAGGTTCATGACGGTACCGCTACGATGGACTGGATGGAACAGGAGCAGGAGAGAGGAATAACAATAACCTCCGCCGCTACCACATGTTCATGGGATAAACATCGAATAAACATCATTGATACTCCGGGGCACGTCGATTTTACGATCGAAGTTGAGAGATCGCTTCGCGTGCTTGACAGCGCCGTAGGCGTCTTTTGTGCCGTTGGCGGAGTAGAGCCGCAGTCTGAAACGGTCTGGAGGCAGGCTGACAAATATCGCGTACCGCGTATCGCGTTCGTTAACAAGATGGATCGTACCGGCGCGGATTTCCCCAGGGTGGTAAAAGAGATCAAAGAGCGCCTGGGGCACAACACTGTTCCGCTCCAGTTGCCGATTGGCGCCGAAGAGACGTTTTCCGGTGTAGTTGACCTTGTAAGAATGAAAGCCGTTATCTATACATCGGACGATGTGCTCGGTTCCACCTTCAAGGAAAAGGAGATTCCGGACGACTTGAAGGAACAGGCGGCAGAGGCAAGGGAAAAGCTGATCGAAGCCGCTTGTGAGATGGATGACAGCATGATGGAGCGTTATCTTGAAGGCAAGACCGATTTTACGGAAGCGGAGATTATCGCCGCGATAAGGAAAGGCACCTGTGCCATCAAGTTCATTCCTGTGCTTTGCGGTTCAGCATTCAAGAACAAGGGTGTTCAGGCCCTTCTGGATGCAGTAGTAAGATACTGTCCATCACCTGTTGATATCCCTCCTGTGAAAGGGATTGACGTGGATAATCATGAAACGGTTGTTTACAGGAAGCCATCCGATGATGAGCATTTTTCAGCGCTTGCGTTTAAGATCATGACTGACCCTTTCGTTGGTCATCTTACATTTGCCAGGGTTTATTCGGGCACGATCGAATCCGGCTCCGCAGTAGTTAACACGACGCGCGACAAGAAGGAGCGCATTGGCCGTATCCTGCAGATGCACGCTAACAAAAGGGAAGAGATAAAGGAAATAAGGGCGGGAGATATTGCTGCCATAGTTGGATTAAAATCCACACTGACAGGCGATACGCTCTGCGGTGAGAAAAACCAGGTAATTCTTGAGAAGATGGTCTTCCCGGAACCGGTTATCTCCATTGCGGTTGAGCCGAAGACCAAGGCGGAGCATGAAAAGCTCAGTACAGGTCTTGGCAAGCTGGCTCAGGAAGATCCGACATTCAGGGTTCGAGTTGATCCGGAAACCGGCCAGACGATCATCTCCGGCATGGGAGAGCTCCATCTTGAGATAATTGTCGACAGGCTAAAGCGTGAATTTTCCGTGGATGCCAACGTCTCCAAACCTCAGGTTGCGTATCGTGAAACGATCCGCGCCAAGGTTGAGCAGGAAGGTAAATTCGTTCGTCAGTCCGGCGGTCGCGGTCAGTATGGTCATGTATGGCTGATAGTTGAGCCGACCGAGGTAGGCGTCGGGTATCAGTTTGAAAATAAAATAGTCGGCGGCTCGATTCCAAAGGAATATATACCCGCTGTGGATAAGGGTGTGAAAGAGGCTCTTGATAGCGGTATTATCGCCGGGTTCCCGATGATAGACGTCAAGGTCACGCTGTTTGACGGTTCTTATCATGATGTTGACTCATCCGAAATGGCGTTTAAGATCGCCGGTTCTATGGGTGTCAAGGCCGGGGCGAAAAAGGCGAAGCCGGTTCTGCTTGAGCCGATAATGGACGTTGAGGTTGTAACGCCCGATACATATATGGGCGATGTAGTGGGAGACCTTTCCTCAAGGCGTGGCAAGGTGCAGGAAATGACTGAGCGCGGCAACGCGAAGGTGATCCGCGCAGAAGTGCCGCTTGCGGAGATGTTTGGGTATGCCACCGATGTCCGCTCAATGAGTCAGGGACGCGCTACATACACGATGCAGTTTAAAAATTATCAAGAAGTGCCGAAAAATATAGGCGAAGAAATAATAGCAAAATATTCCGGAAAGAATCCGGAAAGCGTTGCTGTATAG
- the rpsG gene encoding 30S ribosomal protein S7, translated as MSRRRRVVKRDILPDPLFGDTLVTRCINVIMKQGKKSTAERMFYGALDTVKEKTTKDPMPIFKKAVSNVKPSLEVKSRRVGGATYQVPVEVRPGRQVALALRWIVTNARKRGERDFKAKLAGEIMDAANNAGSAVKKKEDTHKMAEANKAFSHYRW; from the coding sequence ATGTCAAGAAGACGAAGAGTAGTTAAAAGGGATATCCTGCCGGATCCGCTGTTCGGCGATACACTGGTTACCAGATGTATAAACGTGATCATGAAACAGGGGAAGAAATCGACAGCCGAAAGGATGTTCTACGGAGCCCTTGATACTGTGAAGGAAAAAACTACCAAGGATCCGATGCCGATTTTCAAGAAGGCTGTAAGTAACGTAAAGCCTTCCCTGGAAGTGAAAAGCCGGAGGGTCGGCGGCGCGACATATCAGGTGCCGGTTGAAGTCCGCCCCGGAAGGCAGGTTGCTCTTGCCCTCCGATGGATAGTGACAAATGCCAGGAAGCGCGGGGAGCGCGATTTCAAGGCCAAGCTGGCTGGTGAGATAATGGACGCGGCCAATAATGCAGGCTCCGCGGTAAAGAAAAAGGAAGATACCCACAAGATGGCAGAGGCGAACAAGGCCTTCTCCCATTATCGTTGGTAA
- the rpsL gene encoding 30S ribosomal protein S12, giving the protein MPTINQLVRNGRKKIKTKTKCPALMACPQRRGVCTRVYTVTPKKPNSAMRKVARVRLSNGFEVTTYIPGVGHNLQEHAIVLLRGGRVKDLPGVRYHIVRGTLDTQGVDKRNQGRSKYGTKRAKKQ; this is encoded by the coding sequence GTGCCTACGATAAATCAGCTTGTGCGAAATGGTCGAAAGAAGATAAAGACAAAGACCAAGTGTCCCGCTTTGATGGCATGTCCTCAGAGGCGCGGGGTATGCACACGTGTTTATACCGTAACTCCGAAAAAACCGAATTCCGCCATGAGAAAAGTTGCCCGTGTAAGGCTCTCGAACGGGTTTGAGGTAACTACATACATACCGGGTGTTGGCCACAATCTTCAGGAGCACGCGATTGTCCTGCTGAGGGGTGGGCGCGTAAAGGATCTTCCCGGTGTTCGATATCATATTGTGAGGGGTACGCTTGATACTCAGGGTGTTGATAAAAGGAATCAGGGCCGTTCAAAATACGGCACCAAACGGGCCAAGAAGCAATAG
- a CDS encoding BatD family protein: MIRSRISKTLLSIFFVPWLLLIPGISTASNSDLEVSIEIDKSTVSVDDYLTLEVTISGGDSGSVENPEISGIENFEVLGIATGTQISIINMSMHKSKTFTYTLQPKKAGEKSKISATAEYDGTKATSNRIEVTTVQPSQNPRPRRGFRQPNLFGDFFGKRDPFGTFGSRNVKKDDFILQSNLNTSEVYVGQEVIYNLSFYRAYNIWSNAQYNFPDANGFWVELLPDDQKMTTRNETMAGRNYLINEMATLLYPLTDGEKIIEPGTIKFQPNAFSPPLQLESNQVKLKVKPLPEKGKPKDFSGLVGDFEILLSSDKITAPDYVEAGKPVTIDVTVSGSGNIQSIQKPSFPRNENGEMYEPEVIENFKRTSLGSSGSKRFKFIFVPEKEGPITIGPFKTNYFDPKTGAYEYLSSEPVTFDVKAGGSHGKSAVQAPLSGHDNAAGMSAVLRYIKPDMEKLHSHKREYYRNPFFWLYPLTLATLLAFFGGRIKSGKPLLFRDKWESLTPRQKLSKRMEPAGLYAENGDSERFYETISVALKKYLSEKLDMPVYELSEGNLKNSLPECEANISHLYRILNECDNARFSPGERKNGDMKKILVETEEIANLLDKSLK; the protein is encoded by the coding sequence ATGATCCGGAGCAGAATTTCAAAAACACTATTATCAATATTTTTCGTGCCTTGGCTACTGCTGATACCGGGCATATCTACCGCCTCAAATAGCGACCTTGAGGTATCCATAGAGATAGATAAATCAACCGTGAGCGTGGATGACTACCTAACTCTTGAAGTCACGATCTCCGGAGGTGATTCCGGTTCCGTGGAAAATCCGGAAATATCCGGCATTGAGAATTTCGAAGTTCTTGGGATAGCCACCGGCACCCAAATTTCAATAATCAACATGAGCATGCACAAATCCAAAACCTTCACCTACACCCTGCAGCCGAAAAAAGCCGGAGAAAAATCGAAAATTTCCGCCACGGCTGAATATGACGGAACCAAAGCAACATCGAACAGAATTGAAGTCACTACTGTTCAGCCAAGCCAGAATCCAAGACCAAGAAGAGGCTTCAGACAGCCAAACCTTTTCGGTGACTTTTTTGGCAAACGCGACCCGTTTGGCACATTTGGAAGCAGGAATGTCAAGAAGGATGATTTCATACTTCAGTCAAATCTAAATACTTCAGAAGTCTATGTCGGCCAGGAGGTTATATACAACCTCAGCTTCTATCGCGCCTACAACATCTGGTCCAACGCGCAATACAATTTTCCCGACGCGAACGGCTTCTGGGTCGAACTGCTACCTGATGACCAAAAGATGACCACCAGGAACGAAACCATGGCGGGAAGGAACTACCTGATAAATGAAATGGCTACCCTCCTTTATCCCCTTACGGATGGAGAGAAGATAATCGAACCGGGCACGATAAAATTCCAGCCAAACGCCTTTTCACCCCCTCTCCAGCTTGAATCAAATCAGGTAAAGCTGAAAGTAAAACCGTTGCCGGAGAAGGGGAAACCCAAGGATTTCTCTGGACTGGTAGGCGATTTTGAAATCCTGCTTTCGAGCGATAAAATCACAGCGCCAGACTATGTGGAGGCAGGAAAACCGGTAACCATTGACGTGACAGTCTCAGGGAGCGGCAATATCCAATCAATACAGAAGCCCTCATTTCCAAGAAATGAAAACGGTGAGATGTATGAACCTGAAGTCATTGAAAATTTCAAAAGGACCTCTCTTGGAAGCAGTGGATCAAAGAGATTCAAGTTCATATTCGTTCCAGAAAAGGAGGGACCTATTACAATCGGCCCTTTCAAGACAAACTACTTCGACCCTAAAACCGGCGCTTACGAATATCTTTCGTCCGAACCGGTCACATTTGATGTCAAGGCTGGAGGATCACACGGCAAATCTGCCGTCCAGGCTCCTCTTTCAGGCCATGATAATGCAGCCGGAATGTCGGCAGTTTTGAGATATATAAAACCTGATATGGAGAAGCTTCATTCTCATAAAAGGGAATACTATCGAAATCCGTTCTTCTGGCTATATCCGCTTACGCTCGCAACGCTCCTTGCCTTTTTCGGAGGAAGGATCAAAAGCGGCAAACCGCTTCTCTTCCGGGATAAATGGGAATCGCTTACGCCAAGGCAAAAACTTTCAAAACGCATGGAACCAGCCGGCTTGTACGCGGAAAATGGCGATTCGGAACGCTTTTATGAAACCATTTCAGTGGCCCTTAAAAAATATCTTTCGGAAAAGCTGGATATGCCGGTATATGAACTATCAGAAGGAAATTTGAAAAACAGCCTCCCCGAATGCGAAGCGAACATCTCGCACCTCTACCGGATACTGAACGAATGTGACAATGCCAGGTTCTCGCCTGGTGAGCGGAAAAATGGAGACATGAAAAAGATCCTGGTCGAAACCGAAGAGATCGCCAATCTTCTGGATAAGAGCTTGAAATGA
- a CDS encoding tetratricopeptide repeat protein, whose protein sequence is MKRITFITLALTFALAAPSDSGEAPAETVAGGSPKKLAELYNKGNAAYRDGGYDTAVNLYTRIAEEAGVFDPSLYYNLANAHMKRGEIGKSILYYRRALEIDPRDADIIANLEYARTLREDRIDEESSPAATGKISKIIPRLTLNEYAGIELVLFTVFSILIFTVTAIKLDNTALLIKLKKLSLIFGILLVAQTLLLGARTSTYISREDAVILEKTVSVFSAPSAGAEKLFDLHEGTEVSILQSDNDFLEITLPTGWKGWIHHMTLELI, encoded by the coding sequence ATGAAGCGGATAACATTCATCACATTGGCGCTCACTTTCGCATTAGCCGCACCATCCGATAGCGGTGAAGCTCCCGCCGAAACAGTGGCCGGCGGATCGCCAAAAAAGCTGGCGGAACTCTACAACAAGGGGAATGCCGCATACAGGGATGGCGGATACGATACGGCCGTAAACCTTTACACAAGGATAGCGGAAGAAGCCGGAGTATTTGACCCCTCCCTTTATTACAACCTGGCGAACGCTCACATGAAGAGGGGAGAGATCGGCAAGTCGATCCTTTATTACAGGAGAGCGCTGGAAATAGATCCAAGGGACGCCGATATCATAGCCAACCTTGAATACGCCAGAACCCTGCGGGAAGACAGAATTGACGAGGAAAGCTCCCCTGCCGCCACAGGAAAGATCTCAAAAATCATCCCCAGACTAACTTTGAATGAATATGCCGGCATTGAACTGGTTCTGTTCACGGTATTCTCTATTCTCATTTTTACCGTAACTGCCATTAAACTTGATAACACTGCACTTTTGATCAAACTGAAAAAATTGTCTCTAATATTCGGGATACTCCTTGTTGCCCAAACCCTGCTTTTAGGCGCAAGAACTTCAACATACATCAGCAGGGAAGATGCGGTTATCCTCGAAAAAACCGTTTCGGTCTTTTCGGCCCCATCGGCAGGAGCTGAAAAGCTCTTCGATTTACATGAGGGGACCGAAGTCTCAATCCTTCAGAGCGATAACGACTTCCTGGAAATAACTCTCCCGACCGGATGGAAGGGGTGGATACATCATATGACACTTGAATTAATCTGA
- a CDS encoding HDOD domain-containing protein yields the protein MIIKENNQLNRLESRRIAIQKLEDLPTISLVLQKVLEIVNSDKASANDLAKLVSHDQSLMSIILKLVNSAFFGHMRKISSIHQATVILGFNTVKSIALGATLFQPDKSGKGGDSIDRKALWLHSLATAQTSKFLAQIVSYPDPDEAYIGGLLHDLGKVVLDITFPIEFQEAYQHTKKENKPIIDLEQEKIGIDHAEAGYILLNKWQLPVAVAEGIRFHHSPDKAKITSKNLASIINVSNHISAILGFSIGINNTPSELDEGAVECLKLKESHIERIIVEMEEKKDEIVKFGTA from the coding sequence ATGATTATTAAAGAAAACAATCAATTAAACAGGCTTGAATCAAGGCGAATCGCCATTCAAAAGCTGGAGGACCTGCCAACTATCTCCTTGGTTTTGCAGAAGGTATTGGAAATAGTTAACAGTGATAAAGCCTCTGCAAACGATTTGGCGAAACTTGTATCTCATGATCAATCCCTTATGTCTATCATCCTCAAGCTTGTTAATTCCGCGTTTTTTGGCCACATGAGAAAAATCTCCTCGATACATCAGGCAACAGTAATACTTGGTTTCAATACGGTAAAGAGCATCGCACTTGGAGCCACACTCTTCCAGCCGGACAAATCGGGGAAAGGGGGGGACAGCATCGATCGAAAAGCTCTCTGGCTTCACTCACTGGCAACCGCTCAAACATCAAAGTTTCTGGCCCAGATCGTTTCATACCCTGATCCCGATGAAGCATACATTGGCGGGTTGTTGCACGACCTGGGCAAAGTGGTTTTGGATATAACATTCCCAATAGAATTCCAAGAGGCATACCAGCACACCAAAAAAGAAAATAAACCTATCATTGACCTTGAACAAGAAAAAATCGGAATAGATCACGCTGAGGCTGGCTATATACTTCTGAACAAGTGGCAATTACCGGTCGCGGTCGCTGAAGGGATACGGTTTCACCACTCCCCCGATAAAGCAAAAATAACTTCGAAGAATCTCGCGTCTATAATAAACGTCTCCAATCACATTTCCGCAATACTTGGATTCAGCATCGGCATAAATAATACGCCCAGTGAACTCGATGAGGGGGCTGTAGAATGCCTGAAACTTAAAGAATCTCACATTGAAAGAATTATCGTTGAAATGGAAGAGAAGAAGGACGAAATAGTAAAGTTCGGGACAGCATAA